The Streptomyces sp. NBC_00510 genomic interval ACTCCGGGCTGGTCTCGCTGGTCCGCCGCAAGGAGCCGCTCGCCACCACCGCCACCCGCGAGCAGGTCTTCGCGGTCGTGGACGCCGCCTTCGCGCAGCGCCGCAAGACGCTGCGGGCCGCGCTGGCCGGCTGGGCGGGCTCGGCCGCCGCCGCCGAGGAGGCGCTGGTGGCCGCGGGGGTGTCGCCGCAGGCGCGCGGGGAGGCGCTGACCGTGGAGCAGTTCGCGGCGATCGCCGAGCACGGCGGTGGCGGCCGCTCACTGCGGTGACAGAGGGCACAATGGGGGCGCCGCCGTGCCCCACGCACCGAAGGCCCCGCATCGAGTGCCCCACGCTCACGCTCCGAGGAGAACCGCGCAAGTGACCCGCCGACCCGCGTCCGTGACCGTCCGCGTCCCCGCCAAGGTCAACGTCCAGCTCGCGGTGGGCGGACCGCGCCCCGACGGCTTCCACGACCTGGCCAACGTCTTCCTCGCCGTCGGCCTGTACGACGAGGTCACCGTCGCTCCCGCCGAAGAGCTGCGGATCACGGTCGCCGGACCGGACGCCGACCAGGTCCCGGCCGACGCGAGCAACCTCGCCGCCCGCGCCGCGATCGCGCTCGCGGCGCGGCACGGGCTGGAGCCGCGCGTCCACATCCACATCGCCAAGGACATCCCCGTCGCGGGCGGCATGGCCGGCGGCAGCGCCGACGCGGCGGGCGCCCTGGTCGCCTGCGACACGCTGTGGGGCACCGGCGCGAGCCGCGAGGAACTGCTCGCGATCTGCGCCGGGCTCGGCAGCGACGTCCCGTTCAGCCTGGTGGGCGGCGCCGCCCTCGGCCGGGGCCGCGGCGAGCTGCTGGAGCCGCTGGAGACCGGCGGCACCTTCCACTGGGTCTTCGCCGTCGCCGACGGCGGCCTGTCCACGCCCGAGGTCTACCGCGAGTGCGACCGGCTGCGCGGCGACGTGGCCGTGCCGGAGCCGGAGGCGTCCCCGGCCCTGCTCGACGCGCTGCGCACCGGTGACGCCGTGGCCCTCGCCGCCTCCCTGGCGAACGACCTCCAGCCGGCCGCGCTCTCCTTGCGCCCCTCGCTGGCCGCGACCCTCGCCGCGGGCGCCGAGGCCGGCGCCCTGGCCACCCTGGTCTCCGGCTCCGGGCCCACCACCGCCTTCCTCGCCAAGGACGCCGAGTCCGCGCAGGCCGTCGCCGGCGCCCTCGCCGCCTCCGGCACCTGCCGCGCGGTACGGGTCACCACCGGCCCCGCGCAGGGTGCGACCCTGCTCTGAGTACCCGTACTCACCGTCTTCCGGGGCGAGTTGAGTAGGGCGGGCCTGACGGAGCGGCGCCCCGGCGCGGGATCGTGCCGTCATGGGGATGACAGCCGGAGAGATCGCCGCGGCCACGCCCGCGGCACGGGACCGTTACGTCGACTTCCTGCGGGTGGCGTCGCTGGCCACGGTCGTGCTGGGGCACTGGCTGATGGCGGCGGTGACCACCGGGGCCGACGGGGGCGTCGAGGTCGGCAACCTGCTGGCGGTGCGCCCGGCGCTGCAACCGCTGACCTGGGTGCTGCAGATCATGCCGGTGTTCTTCTTCGTCGGCGGCTTCTCGCATGCGCTCTCCTATCGCTCCGTCGCACGCTCCGGCGGCGGGTACGCGGCCTTCCTGCGGGCCCGGCTGCGCCGGCTGCTGGGGCCGACGATGCTGTTCGTCGCGGTGTGGGCCGCGGGCGCGCTGCTGCTCCCCGTGCCGGACGTGGCGGCGCGACTGGTGGCGCAGCCGCTGTGGTTCATCGGGATCTACCTCGGCATGGTGGCCTTCACCCCGCCGTTGCTGCGACTGCACGAGCGGTACGGCTGGGGCGCCTTCGCCGCGCTGTCGGCCGGCGCGGTCGTGGTGGACGTGCTGCGCTTCGCCCTCGACGTGCCCTACGTGCCGTTCCTGAACTTCGCCTTCGTCTGGCTCGCTGTGCACCAGCTGGGCTTCCTGCGGGCGGACGGCCGGCTGCGCCTCCCCGCGGTGCCGGCCGTCTGCGGGCTGGCGGGGGCGGTCGCGCTGGTGGCGCTCGGGCCGTACCCGCTGTCCATGGTGGGCATGCCCGGCGAGCGGATCTCGAACATGGCGCCGCCCACGCTCGCCCTGCTCTGCCACGGCGTGTGGCTGGTCGGCGCGGTCGAACTGCTGCGGCGCCCCGCCGCGCGCCTGCTGGCGCGCCCGCGTGTGTGGCGCGGCGTGGTCGCCGCGAACGGCATCGCGATGACGGCCTTCCTCTGGCACCTCACGGCCATGCTCGCCGTGTACGGCGCGCTGATCTCCCTGGGCCGCACGCTGCCCGCCCCGGCCACCGCCGCCTGGTGGGCCCAGGTGCCGCTGCGCGTGGCGGCCGCGACCGCCCTCACCGCCGCCCTGGTCGCCGTCTTCCGCCGCGCCGAACGCCCCCCGGCCCCGCGCCCCGCCCAGGCGCCGGGCCCGCTCTCCGGCCCCGGTGCCGCGTTCGGCGTCGCCCTCGCGCTGCTGGGCGTCCTCGGCCTGTCCGCCGTCGGCTTCGGCGGCCTCCTCGACGGCCACTCGGCCACCCTGATCGCCTTCCGCGTCACGGCCCCGGCCGCCGTCCTCATGGCCGTCGCCGGCTGGGCCCTGGTCGAAAGGGCGGGCCGCGTCAGGGCTGAGCCGGGCGTCAGCCCACCCGGCCGACCTTGAGGACGAGCACGGTGACGGTCTCGGCGTCGGGCCGGTACAGAACACGCCAGTCGCCGACGGACAGCCGCCAGTACCCCGAACCTCCCAGGGCGCGCGCCGTCCGGGGGTGCGGTTCTCCGGCCAAATCCCGGACGGCAGCCGCGCACGCCTTCGCACCCACCGGGTCGAGGAGGCGCAGGCGGCGGAACTCGGCCATGGCCTGGTGCTGCCAGACGACGGTGTGGGTCACGAGGCGTCGGCCTGACGGTCCTCGTCCTCCAACCGGGCCATGAACTCGTCATGCGTCATCGCGGGGCCGGTGGGAGCCGATTCGCGGGCTGCCGCCTCGGCAGCGTCCGCCGCATCACGCAGCCGCTGCAGTTCCTCGAGTTCGCTTATCGGGATGAGCGCGGCGGCGGGTTTCCCGTACTCGCTGATCAGGATGTGTTCATGCCCGTGCCGGACTCGGCCGACGAGCTGCCCGAGCTGGTTGCGCGCTTCCACGAGCGGATACATATCCATGGGAAAACTGTACAGACCTGCGGCTGTGTACGGTTGGCGATTCACCTGTGGTGGGCGGGCCCACCCGCACGGGTGTCCGGGGGGCGGTCGCCGTACCCGAGGGGTGAGGGGGCCGCACTACCCTGGGAGGTCGTTCTTTCGTAGTGACAGGAGTCCCATGGCCGTCAACCTGGTCAACGTCGAGTCCGTCAGCAAGGTGTACGGAACGCGCACCCTGCTGGACGGGATCTCGCTCGGCGTATCGGAGGGCGACCGCATCGGCGTCGTCGGCCGCAACGGCGACGGGAAGACGACCCTGATCCGGATGCTGGCGAAGCTGGAGGGGCCGGACACCGGGCGGGTGACGCACACCTCGGACCTGCGGCTGGGCGTGCTGACGCAGCACGACAGCCTGGACCCGCAGGCCACCGTCCGGCACGAGGTGGTCGGTGACCGCGCGGACCACGAGTGGGCGGGCGACGCGAAGATCCGGGACGTGCTCACCGGCCTCTTCGGCGGGCTGGACCTGCCCGGCTTCCCGCAGGGGCTGGACACGGTGATCGGGCCGCTCTCCGGTGGTGAACGCCGCCGGATCGCGCTGGCGAAGCTGCTGATCGCCGAGCAGGACCTGGTCGTGCTCGACGAGCCCACCAACCACCTCGACGTCGAGGGCATCTCCTGGCTGGCCGGTCATCTGCGGGCACGGCGCTCGGCCCTGGTGTGCGTGACCCACGACCGCTGGTTCCTGGACCAGGTCTGCACCCGCATGTGGGACGTGCAGCGCGGTGACGTCCACGAGTACGAGGGCGGTTACAGCGACTACGTCTTCGCCCGCGCCGAGCGTGAGCGGATCGCCGCGACCGAGGAGGTCAAGCGGCAGAACCTGATGCGCAAGGAGCTGGCCTGGCTGCGCCGCGGTGCCCCCGCCCGCACCAGCAAGCCGCGCTTCCGCATCGAGGCGGCCAACGAGCTGATCGCCGACGTGCCGCCGCCGCGTGACAACGCCGAGCTGATGAAGTTCGCGACGACCCGGCTGGGCAGGACGGTCTTCGACCTGGAGAACGTGACCGTGCAGGCCGGGCCCAAGGTGCTGCTGAAGCACCTGACCTGGCAGCTGGGCCCCGGCGACCGGGTCGGCCTGGTCGGTGTCAACGGCGCGGGCAAGACGTCCCTGCTGCGGGCGCTCGCGGACGCCGCCGTCAGCGAGGGCGAGCAGCAGCCCGTGGCCGGCAAGGTGGTGGTCGGCAAGACCGTACGGCTGGCCTACCTGTCGCAGGAGGTCGCCGAACTCGAGCCGTCGCTGCGGGTGCTGCAGGCGGTGGAGTCGGTGCGCGGCCGTGTCGACCTCGGCAAGGGGCGGGAGCTGACGGCGGGTCAGCTCTGCGAGAAGTTCGGGTTCACCAAGGAGAAGCAGTGGACCCCGGTCGGTGACCTGTCCGGTGGCGAGCGGCGCCGGCTGCAGTTGCTGCGGCTGCTGATGGACGAGCCCAACGTGCTCTTCCTCGACGAGCCCACCAACGACCTGGACATCGAGACCCTGACCCAGCTGGAGGACCTGCTCGACGGCTGGCCCGGTTCGATGGTGGTCATCTCCCACGACCGGTACTTCCTGGAGCGGACCACCGACCGCACCTTCGCCCTGCTCGGCGACGCGACGCTGCGCATGCTGCCGCGCGGCATCGACGAGTACCTGGAGCGACGCCGCGCGGCCGTCGAGGCCGCCACCCCCGCGCCCGCCCCGGCCAAGCCGAAGGGCGGCGGTGACAGCCGCGCGGCCAAGAAGGAACTGCAGCGCATCGAGCGGCAGCTGGACAAGATCGGCGAGAGGGAGTCGAAGCTGCACGCCGCCATCGCCGAGAACGCCACCGACTTCGAGAAGGTGGCCGAACTCGACATGGAGCTGCGGTCGCTGGCCGCCGAGCGCGAGGAACTGGAGATGCGCTGGCTGGAGCTGGCGGACGAGGTGTAGCAGTGCCGTAACGGTCCTTCGGCGCGGGGGCGGAACGGTGCGTCACCGGTGGTACAAAGAGGGTCACCGTCCGCCTCCGCACACCTGTGCCCGAAAGGTGCCCTCCGATGTCGCAGCCGCCGCCTCCCCCCGGCAACCAGCCCGGATTCGGGCCGCAGCCGCCTCAGTACGGTTACCCGCCGCAGCAGCCCAACCCCTACGCCCAGCCGCCGACCCACCCTCAGGGACAGCAGCCGCCGCCCCCGCCCCCGCCGCCGGGCCCGTACGGCCCCAACCCGTACGCCCAGGCGCCGACCCAGCCCCTCCCCGGGTACGGCTACCAGCCGTACCCGCAGTACCCGCAGCCGCCGAAGCGCGGCAACGGCAAGGTGGCCGCGATCGTGGCGGCGGCGATCGCGGCCGTCCTGGTCGTCGGCACGGGAGTCTTCCTGGCCGCGGGCGACGACGACGGGCCCTCGGACACCCCGGCGAAGGGCGGCGGCAGCAGCCGTCCGGCCGGCGACGGCCCGCTGAAGGCCCGCGCGTTGTGGGACAAGAAGGCGGTGCGGCCGTCCAAGTCCGAGATCACCGCCCCGGTGGCGGAAGCCTGGTTCACCGGCAACGCCGTCGTGAAGACGATGCCGGACGCGCTGCGTTCCTTCGACCTCGACAGCGGCAAGGAGAACTGGTCGATCCCGCTGGAGGGGGAGTCCTGCCCGGGCCCGGAGTCGGCGGCCGGCGACCGCCTGGTGCTGCAGTACGGCACGGACTGCGACAGCGTGATCGCCGTCGACATCGCCCACGGCAAGAAGCTGTGGGCGAAGAAGCTGCCCGACCCGGACGGCCGGACCTCGCACAGCTACTCGCAGATCGCGCTCACGGGCGACACGGCGGCCGTCTCCTGGATCGGCGGTTCGGTCGCGTACAAGATCAGCACCGGGGCCGTGCTGTGGACGCCCAAGGCCGGTTCGGAGTGCGCCGACAAGGGCTACCACGGCGGCAGCGCGCTGGTCGCGGTCGTCGAGTGCGGCGGCTTCGGCGGTGACGAGTACGTGCAGGGCCTGGGTGAGGGCGGCGCCAAGAAGTGGTCCTGGCAGGTGCCGAGCGGCAGTGAGGTGTACAGCGTCATCTCCACGGACCCGGTGGTCGTGGGGCTGTCGGCGGGCAGCCTGTCGATGACCGACATCGTGTACCTGGACGGCGGCAAGATGAAGAGCCGCATCTCGCTCGGCGCGGGCGGCGCGGACGCCACGTACCGGATCCACTGCGAGGACAACCGGTGCACCAACGTCGCCGTCGACGGCACGACCATCTACCTGCCCACCAAGACCCACTCGGGCAGCGGCACCTCCTACTCCCAGACGAACGAGATCGCCGCGCTCGACCTCACCACCGGCAAGCCCAAGTGGCTCGCCAAGCCCGACCAGGAGCGCGAGCTCAAGATCGTCGGCGTCAGCGGCGGCAAGGTCGTCGCGTACCAGAAGAACACCTACGACAAGCCGGGCCGCCTGCTGCGGCTCGATCCCGCGACCCGCGGGTTCACCGTCTTCATGGAACTGCCGGAGAGCGGCAAGGACCTGGAGAACGACTTCCTGGACAGCGATTCGGGCTGGTGGCTGTACGAGGACCACTTCTTCCTGACCTCCGACCACATCTCCGCCTCCGCCAACCTGACGGACCGGTCCATCGCCGCCTTCGGCTGACCGGGCCAGGGGGGAGGGCGACGGCGCGCGGGGCCCTCAAACAAGCACACCCGGTCGCAAGTCGGCCATGTTTGGAGATAATGCGGATTTAGGGAGGCTTCTGCCGAGTAGGGGGCGCAAAGCGTCGAACAAGCGTGTACCTTCCCGGGCATGGCCCGGGGCCGCCGCGGGGGCACAGGCGGTATGCCGGAGGGGCTTCGCCGCGGCATGTGAAGGGGGACCGGCTTGGACTCGGTGGGCAGGCCCGCACCAGTCCATGGGGGGATGAGGGGGACGCCCATGGGCGTACGGCTCGTCGTCGTCGACGACCATCGTCTGCTGGCCGAGGCGCTCGCCTCGGCGCTGAAGCTGCGCGGGCACCGGGTGCTCGCGGCGGCCGCGCCCGCGTCGGGCGCGGCGGAGCTCGTACTGAGCCGGTCGCCCGAGGTGTGCCTGATCGGGACGGCGGCGCCGGCCGAGCCGGGCGCCTTCGACGCGGTCGTCCGCATCAAGCGGGAGCGGCCGGGGGTCGCGGTGCTGGTCCTGGGGCCGGTGCCCAACCCGCGCGGGATAGCCGCCGCGTTCGCCGCCGGCGCGTCCGGCTACGTACGGCACGACGAGCGGATCGAGGGCGTCGAGCGGGCGATGGCCAAGGCGCGTGCCGGCGAGGTGGCCGTGGCGCCCGCGCTGCTGCAGGGCGCGTTCGCCGAGCTGCTCAACCCGGTGGCCGAGCCGGACGACGAGGGCACCAGACTGCTGCAGATGCTCACCCCGCGCGAGGTCGAGGTGCTGCTGCGGGTCGCGGAGGGCGAGGACACCCGGCTGATCGCTGCGGGCATGCGGATCGCGCCGAGCACCGCCCGTACGCACGTGCAGCGGGTGCTGATGAAGCTGGGGGTGGGCTCCCGGCTGGAGGCCGCCGCCCTGGCGGCCCGCACGGGGCTGCTGGACCGGGTCAGTCACCATCTCCCGGGCGGTGCGATCCCGGCTCAGGCGTCTCCTCCGCTGCGGGCGTGGGAGGAGGGGGACTGAGCTTCATCCACAGGAGGAAGAGCAGTCCCAGCACCAGCATGCCGATCCCGGTCCAGAGGTTGATGTTGATGCCCTGGGCCTTGGCGATGTCCGCGTCGGACGCGGTGATCCCGGCGATGGTCACGATCACCCCGTAGACCACGAAGAGGCCGCCGATGACACGGCGCACGTCGAACAGGCGTGCCGCCGAGGCCGACTTCTGCTCCAGATCCTCGATGCGGTGCTGGAAATCCGGCTCGTTGCCGTACTCGCTCACGACGCGTCACCTCACAGGGAGAAGGGGATGTAGCACAGCACGGCCAGGAGGACGGCGCCCCAGCCGAGCAGTGCGGGCCTGCGGTACCAGGCGTCGTCGCCCTTGGCGGGCGGCTCTGCCATGCCGGGGGAGGTGGTCCCGTAGACGAGTCCGGCCAGTGATTCGACGGGCTTGGGCTTGGTGAACCACGAGACGAGGACCATCACCACCCCGCCGACGACGAAGGCGGCGATGGCGGAGACGAAGTTGGCGCCCTGGTCGCTGGGGATCGAGATCAGGCCGCCCTTGTAGAACCCGAAGTAGTTGATCATCGCGGCGACCGTGCCGCTCAGCAGCCCCCAGAAGCCGGCCGCCGCGGTGGAGCGCTTCCAGAACATGCCGAGGATGAAGACGCAGAACAGCGGCACGTTGAAGAACGAGAACAGCGTCTGCAGGTAGTTCATGATGTTGCTGAAGGACGAGGCGATGAAGGCCGTGCCCATGCCGATCAGCACGCCGATCGCGGTCACCACGCGGCCGGTGGTGACGTAGTACCGGTCGGGCCGGTCGCGCCGTACGTAGGCGCCCCAGATGTCGTACGTGAAGACGGTGTTGAAGGACGAGACGTTGGCCGCCATGCCGGCCATGAAGGCGGCGAGCAGCCCGGTGATCGCGATGCCGAGGACGCCGTTGGGCAGCAGGTCGCGCATGAGCACCGGGATCGCGTCGTTGTACTGGAGCCCGCTGCCCGGCTTGCCGATGCCCGGCTCCATGACGAGCGCGATCAGTCCCGGCAGGACCACGATCAGCGGGATGAAGATCTTGGGGTACGCGGCGATGAGCGGGGTGCGCTGGGCGGCCGAGAGGTTCTTCGCGGACAGGGCGCGCTGCACCTCGGCGAAGTTGGTCGTCCAGTAGCCGAAGCTGAGGACGAAACCGAGGCCCAGCACGATGGTCAGCCAGTTCGCCCCCAGCGGGTTCGGCGAGCCGATGCCGGTGTCGTCCCAGGCGCTGAGGAACGCGGCGCCGTGGGAGTCGGTGAGCGAGTCCGTCAGTCCGGACCAGCCGCCGACCCGCTTCAGGCCGACGACGGTGAGCGGGATCAGCGCCGCGAGGATCACGAAGAACTGCAGCACCTCGTTGTAGATGGCCGAGGACAGGCCGCCGAGGGTGATGTAGAAGAGCACGAAGAAGCCGGAGACGACGATCGCCACCCACTGCGGCCAGCCGATCAGCGCCTCCAGCACGATCGCCATCGCGTAGAGGTTGACCCCCGCGATCAGCAGTGCGGACACCGCGAAGATGATCGAGCTGAGCAGGTGCGAGGCCGGCCCGAAGCGGTGCAGCAGGAACTCCGGCACGGAGCGGACCTTGGAGCCGTAGTAGAACGGCATCATCACCAGGCCGAGGAAGACCATGGCCGGAATGGCGCCGATCCAGTACCAGTGCACCGTGTACGCCCCGTACTGTGCGCCGTTGGCGGCCATCCCCAGGATCTCGGTGGCGCCCAGGTTGGCGGCGATGAACGCCAGACCCGTGACCCAGGCGGGCAGCGACCGGCCGGACAGGAAGAAGTCGAGGCTGGTCCGGACGGCGCGGCGGGCGGCGAAACCGATGCCGAGGACGACGGCGAAGTAGATCGCGAGGATCGAGTAGTCGAGCGCGTTC includes:
- a CDS encoding 4-(cytidine 5'-diphospho)-2-C-methyl-D-erythritol kinase; translated protein: MTRRPASVTVRVPAKVNVQLAVGGPRPDGFHDLANVFLAVGLYDEVTVAPAEELRITVAGPDADQVPADASNLAARAAIALAARHGLEPRVHIHIAKDIPVAGGMAGGSADAAGALVACDTLWGTGASREELLAICAGLGSDVPFSLVGGAALGRGRGELLEPLETGGTFHWVFAVADGGLSTPEVYRECDRLRGDVAVPEPEASPALLDALRTGDAVALAASLANDLQPAALSLRPSLAATLAAGAEAGALATLVSGSGPTTAFLAKDAESAQAVAGALAASGTCRAVRVTTGPAQGATLL
- a CDS encoding PQQ-binding-like beta-propeller repeat protein; protein product: MSQPPPPPGNQPGFGPQPPQYGYPPQQPNPYAQPPTHPQGQQPPPPPPPPGPYGPNPYAQAPTQPLPGYGYQPYPQYPQPPKRGNGKVAAIVAAAIAAVLVVGTGVFLAAGDDDGPSDTPAKGGGSSRPAGDGPLKARALWDKKAVRPSKSEITAPVAEAWFTGNAVVKTMPDALRSFDLDSGKENWSIPLEGESCPGPESAAGDRLVLQYGTDCDSVIAVDIAHGKKLWAKKLPDPDGRTSHSYSQIALTGDTAAVSWIGGSVAYKISTGAVLWTPKAGSECADKGYHGGSALVAVVECGGFGGDEYVQGLGEGGAKKWSWQVPSGSEVYSVISTDPVVVGLSAGSLSMTDIVYLDGGKMKSRISLGAGGADATYRIHCEDNRCTNVAVDGTTIYLPTKTHSGSGTSYSQTNEIAALDLTTGKPKWLAKPDQERELKIVGVSGGKVVAYQKNTYDKPGRLLRLDPATRGFTVFMELPESGKDLENDFLDSDSGWWLYEDHFFLTSDHISASANLTDRSIAAFG
- a CDS encoding type II toxin-antitoxin system Phd/YefM family antitoxin, with protein sequence MDMYPLVEARNQLGQLVGRVRHGHEHILISEYGKPAAALIPISELEELQRLRDAADAAEAAARESAPTGPAMTHDEFMARLEDEDRQADAS
- a CDS encoding type II toxin-antitoxin system RelE/ParE family toxin, with product MTHTVVWQHQAMAEFRRLRLLDPVGAKACAAAVRDLAGEPHPRTARALGGSGYWRLSVGDWRVLYRPDAETVTVLVLKVGRVG
- a CDS encoding LuxR C-terminal-related transcriptional regulator — encoded protein: MGVRLVVVDDHRLLAEALASALKLRGHRVLAAAAPASGAAELVLSRSPEVCLIGTAAPAEPGAFDAVVRIKRERPGVAVLVLGPVPNPRGIAAAFAAGASGYVRHDERIEGVERAMAKARAGEVAVAPALLQGAFAELLNPVAEPDDEGTRLLQMLTPREVEVLLRVAEGEDTRLIAAGMRIAPSTARTHVQRVLMKLGVGSRLEAAALAARTGLLDRVSHHLPGGAIPAQASPPLRAWEEGD
- a CDS encoding ABC-F family ATP-binding cassette domain-containing protein translates to MAVNLVNVESVSKVYGTRTLLDGISLGVSEGDRIGVVGRNGDGKTTLIRMLAKLEGPDTGRVTHTSDLRLGVLTQHDSLDPQATVRHEVVGDRADHEWAGDAKIRDVLTGLFGGLDLPGFPQGLDTVIGPLSGGERRRIALAKLLIAEQDLVVLDEPTNHLDVEGISWLAGHLRARRSALVCVTHDRWFLDQVCTRMWDVQRGDVHEYEGGYSDYVFARAERERIAATEEVKRQNLMRKELAWLRRGAPARTSKPRFRIEAANELIADVPPPRDNAELMKFATTRLGRTVFDLENVTVQAGPKVLLKHLTWQLGPGDRVGLVGVNGAGKTSLLRALADAAVSEGEQQPVAGKVVVGKTVRLAYLSQEVAELEPSLRVLQAVESVRGRVDLGKGRELTAGQLCEKFGFTKEKQWTPVGDLSGGERRRLQLLRLLMDEPNVLFLDEPTNDLDIETLTQLEDLLDGWPGSMVVISHDRYFLERTTDRTFALLGDATLRMLPRGIDEYLERRRAAVEAATPAPAPAKPKGGGDSRAAKKELQRIERQLDKIGERESKLHAAIAENATDFEKVAELDMELRSLAAEREELEMRWLELADEV
- a CDS encoding sodium:solute symporter family protein — protein: MQNLAEGLRLPTNALDYSILAIYFAVVLGIGFAARRAVRTSLDFFLSGRSLPAWVTGLAFIAANLGATEILGMAANGAQYGAYTVHWYWIGAIPAMVFLGLVMMPFYYGSKVRSVPEFLLHRFGPASHLLSSIIFAVSALLIAGVNLYAMAIVLEALIGWPQWVAIVVSGFFVLFYITLGGLSSAIYNEVLQFFVILAALIPLTVVGLKRVGGWSGLTDSLTDSHGAAFLSAWDDTGIGSPNPLGANWLTIVLGLGFVLSFGYWTTNFAEVQRALSAKNLSAAQRTPLIAAYPKIFIPLIVVLPGLIALVMEPGIGKPGSGLQYNDAIPVLMRDLLPNGVLGIAITGLLAAFMAGMAANVSSFNTVFTYDIWGAYVRRDRPDRYYVTTGRVVTAIGVLIGMGTAFIASSFSNIMNYLQTLFSFFNVPLFCVFILGMFWKRSTAAAGFWGLLSGTVAAMINYFGFYKGGLISIPSDQGANFVSAIAAFVVGGVVMVLVSWFTKPKPVESLAGLVYGTTSPGMAEPPAKGDDAWYRRPALLGWGAVLLAVLCYIPFSL
- a CDS encoding acyltransferase, with translation MGMTAGEIAAATPAARDRYVDFLRVASLATVVLGHWLMAAVTTGADGGVEVGNLLAVRPALQPLTWVLQIMPVFFFVGGFSHALSYRSVARSGGGYAAFLRARLRRLLGPTMLFVAVWAAGALLLPVPDVAARLVAQPLWFIGIYLGMVAFTPPLLRLHERYGWGAFAALSAGAVVVDVLRFALDVPYVPFLNFAFVWLAVHQLGFLRADGRLRLPAVPAVCGLAGAVALVALGPYPLSMVGMPGERISNMAPPTLALLCHGVWLVGAVELLRRPAARLLARPRVWRGVVAANGIAMTAFLWHLTAMLAVYGALISLGRTLPAPATAAWWAQVPLRVAAATALTAALVAVFRRAERPPAPRPAQAPGPLSGPGAAFGVALALLGVLGLSAVGFGGLLDGHSATLIAFRVTAPAAVLMAVAGWALVERAGRVRAEPGVSPPGRP